The following are from one region of the Streptomyces changanensis genome:
- a CDS encoding winged helix DNA-binding domain-containing protein, with protein MAPARPRVTDDQRRARLAVRHHLAPSARAATVEEVAASLTALHGTDPATVHLAAGARLTAEAAPHGPVPAMERALYEDRTLVRMHGMRHTVFVVPTALAPVVQSSTTHAVAARERASFLKQVTAGSDLTVDWLAEVEDATLAALERLGEATATELAGEEPRLRERFTYGPGTPYAQQQAVSSRLLRVLGTEGRVVRGRPLGGWTSSRFRWAVAPPLPDLPPAEARATLTRHWLATHGPATEADLTWWTGWRVTDARKALAAVSAQEVTLDDTTTAYVLPDDADAPDAPAHAPDAPGAPAAAGPWAALLPALDPTAMGWRERDWYLDPDHRPALFDRSGNIGPTVWWNGRIVGGWAQRPDGEPVWRLLTDPGAEARAAVEAEAARLHTWLHGTRVTPRFRTPLERELSA; from the coding sequence ATGGCTCCCGCCCGTCCCCGCGTCACCGACGACCAGCGCCGCGCCCGCCTCGCGGTCCGCCACCACCTGGCACCGTCCGCCCGCGCGGCGACGGTCGAGGAGGTCGCGGCGTCCCTCACGGCCCTGCACGGCACCGACCCCGCCACCGTCCACCTGGCGGCCGGCGCCCGGCTCACCGCCGAGGCCGCTCCGCACGGCCCCGTACCGGCCATGGAGCGGGCCCTGTACGAGGACCGCACCCTGGTCCGCATGCACGGCATGCGCCACACCGTCTTCGTCGTCCCCACCGCCCTCGCCCCGGTGGTCCAGTCGTCCACCACGCACGCCGTGGCCGCGCGCGAACGCGCCTCGTTCCTCAAGCAGGTGACCGCGGGCAGTGACCTCACCGTCGACTGGCTGGCGGAGGTGGAGGACGCCACCCTCGCCGCCCTGGAGCGCCTCGGCGAGGCGACGGCCACCGAACTGGCCGGCGAGGAGCCGCGCCTGCGGGAGCGGTTCACGTACGGCCCGGGCACCCCCTACGCCCAGCAGCAGGCCGTCTCGTCACGCCTGCTGCGGGTCCTCGGCACCGAGGGGCGGGTGGTACGCGGCAGGCCGCTCGGCGGGTGGACGTCCAGCCGGTTCCGCTGGGCCGTCGCCCCACCGCTGCCCGACCTCCCGCCGGCCGAGGCGCGGGCGACGCTGACCCGCCACTGGCTGGCCACGCACGGCCCGGCCACGGAGGCCGACCTCACGTGGTGGACGGGCTGGCGCGTCACCGACGCCCGCAAGGCCCTGGCGGCCGTCTCGGCGCAGGAGGTCACCCTCGACGACACCACGACCGCCTACGTCCTCCCGGACGACGCGGACGCCCCGGACGCCCCGGCCCACGCCCCGGACGCCCCCGGGGCCCCGGCCGCCGCCGGACCCTGGGCGGCGCTGCTCCCCGCCCTGGACCCGACGGCCATGGGCTGGCGCGAGCGCGACTGGTACCTCGACCCGGACCACCGCCCGGCCCTCTTCGACCGCAGCGGCAACATCGGCCCCACCGTCTGGTGGAACGGCCGGATCGTCGGCGGCTGGGCGCAGCGCCCGGACGGCGAACCGGTCTGGCGCCTGCTGACCGACCCCGGCGCCGAGGCCCGGGCCGCCGTCGAGGCGGAGGCCGCCCGCCTGCACACGTGGCTGCACGGCACCCGCGTCACCCCCCGCTTCCGCACCCCACTGGAACGCGAGCTCTCCGCCTGA
- a CDS encoding TIGR01777 family oxidoreductase — MSPSRPGPSPAPPPPASPPARSRVAVTGAGGLIGSALVRSLRADGHEVVRLVRGPARGADEVAWDPRRRYVDVSGLAGCDAVVHLAGAGVGERRWTEAYKREIRDSRVLGTAAVAEAVASLDEPPKVLVCGSALGYYGDTGARAVDESAPAGDGFLPSVCVEWEAAAAPAEEAGIRVAYARTGLVVAREGGAWGRLFPLFRAGLGGRLGHGRQYWSFIALHDEVAALRHLVDTPGLAGPVNLTAPEPVTNREVTEAMSRVLRRPAFLHVPAPALRIALGDFAADVLGSQRVLPGRLLGTGFRFAFPTVDAAIRAAA; from the coding sequence ATGTCTCCTTCCCGCCCGGGCCCCTCGCCCGCCCCACCCCCGCCCGCGTCGCCCCCGGCCCGCTCCCGCGTCGCCGTCACGGGCGCCGGCGGACTGATCGGTTCCGCCCTGGTGCGCTCCCTGCGGGCGGACGGGCACGAGGTCGTCCGGCTGGTCCGCGGGCCCGCACGCGGCGCGGACGAGGTCGCGTGGGATCCGCGGCGCCGGTACGTCGACGTGTCGGGCCTCGCCGGGTGCGACGCCGTCGTGCACCTGGCGGGCGCGGGGGTGGGCGAGCGGCGCTGGACGGAGGCGTACAAGCGCGAGATCCGCGACAGCCGGGTGCTCGGCACGGCCGCCGTCGCGGAGGCGGTGGCGTCGCTGGACGAACCGCCGAAGGTCCTCGTGTGCGGGTCGGCGCTCGGCTACTACGGCGACACCGGGGCGCGCGCCGTGGACGAGTCAGCGCCGGCGGGCGACGGGTTCCTGCCGTCGGTGTGCGTGGAGTGGGAGGCGGCGGCCGCGCCGGCCGAGGAGGCCGGGATCCGCGTCGCGTACGCCCGGACCGGCCTGGTGGTCGCCAGGGAGGGCGGCGCGTGGGGGCGGCTGTTCCCGTTGTTCCGCGCGGGCCTCGGGGGCCGCCTCGGGCACGGGCGCCAGTACTGGAGCTTCATCGCCCTGCACGACGAGGTGGCGGCGCTGCGGCACCTCGTCGACACGCCGGGGCTCGCCGGGCCGGTGAACCTGACCGCCCCGGAGCCGGTGACGAACCGCGAGGTGACGGAGGCGATGAGCCGGGTCCTGCGCCGCCCGGCGTTCCTGCACGTCCCCGCGCCCGCCCTGCGGATCGCCCTCGGTGACTTCGCCGCCGACGTCCTGGGCAGCCAGCGGGTGCTGCCGGGGCGCCTGCTGGGGACGGGCTTCCGCTTCGCCTTCCCGACGGTGGACGCGGCGATCCGCGCGGCGGCGTGA
- a CDS encoding SCO2195 family GlnR-regulated protein encodes MQAARQQQQVRAHALPSVSGALRAVEALLLAGGQRTARRNAWTSVLEDRRRARARVEAEHVLEAAASRTSSAT; translated from the coding sequence ATGCAGGCCGCGAGGCAGCAGCAGCAGGTACGCGCCCACGCCCTCCCGTCCGTCTCCGGTGCCCTGCGCGCCGTCGAGGCGCTCCTGCTGGCCGGAGGCCAGCGCACCGCCCGGCGCAACGCCTGGACGTCCGTGCTGGAGGACCGCCGCCGCGCCCGGGCGCGGGTCGAGGCGGAGCACGTACTGGAGGCCGCGGCGAGCCGGACGTCGTCGGCCACGTAA
- a CDS encoding DUF4191 domain-containing protein, translating into MARKSHSDSSDAAANPGRLKQIALTYKMTRRSDPKVGLVIAGVGIVVFGVLLAIGFLIGHPVYLGILGFLLAFLAMAIVFGRRAEQAAFGQMEGQPGAAAAVLQNVGRGWTSTPAVAMNRSQDVVHRAVGRAGIVLVAEGNPNRLKSLLAAEKKRMARIVVDVPVHDIVVGDGEGQVPLKKVRTTMLKLPRVLTAAQVTVANDRLRAMGDLMSNMPLPKGPMPKGMRMPRGGKSR; encoded by the coding sequence ATGGCGAGGAAGTCACACTCAGACAGCAGTGACGCTGCTGCGAACCCCGGGCGACTGAAGCAGATCGCCCTCACGTACAAGATGACCCGGCGGTCGGACCCGAAGGTCGGGCTTGTCATCGCGGGCGTGGGGATCGTCGTCTTCGGCGTCCTCCTCGCGATCGGCTTCCTGATCGGGCACCCGGTCTACCTGGGCATCCTCGGCTTCCTGCTGGCCTTCCTCGCGATGGCGATCGTCTTCGGGCGGCGGGCCGAGCAGGCGGCCTTCGGGCAGATGGAGGGCCAGCCGGGCGCCGCCGCGGCGGTCCTGCAGAACGTGGGACGCGGCTGGACGTCCACCCCGGCGGTGGCGATGAACCGCAGCCAGGACGTCGTGCACCGCGCGGTCGGCCGGGCCGGCATCGTCCTCGTGGCCGAGGGCAACCCGAACCGGCTGAAGAGCCTGCTGGCGGCCGAGAAGAAGCGCATGGCCCGGATCGTGGTCGACGTGCCGGTGCACGACATCGTCGTCGGTGACGGCGAGGGCCAGGTGCCGCTGAAGAAGGTCCGCACGACGATGCTGAAGCTGCCGCGGGTGCTCACGGCCGCCCAGGTGACCGTGGCGAACGACCGGCTGCGCGCCATGGGCGACCTCATGAGCAACATGCCGCTGCCGAAGGGCCCCATGCCCAAGGGCATGCGGATGCCGCGCGGCGGGAAGTCCCGCTGA
- a CDS encoding NAD(P)/FAD-dependent oxidoreductase, protein MLSTADHADVVIVGAGLAGLAAAHHLTSAGLEVRVLEAAPHVGGRMATDHVDGFRLDHVAQLLNTSYLEPHRAAGMDTGDLRRFQPGVLVHSAGRLHRTGEVRGGARSALTRARALAGGPRPLDQARLGASLARLAGTPTERLLARRERSALEALAARGLPPRTVTTFLRPLLTALLCDPDLTTSSRCADLTLRSFARGRLCVPAGGAAELPERMAATLPPGTVRTGVRVKDASISRVLTAEHGEFACRSLVVATGARAAAELLPGLRVPEFHPVTVLHHTAPVTPLAAPALVLDADRSGPVSHTAVMSEVDPSRAPAGRVLVTSTVLGTPPDDLDARTRRHLAGLYGTGTGDWELLAVRHDPEAVPAMPAPHDLRRPVRLLAGLYVCGDHRDVSTPQGALHSGHRAAQAILRDLGMPPAKLSGRLEAAAA, encoded by the coding sequence GTGCTCAGTACCGCAGATCACGCGGACGTCGTCATCGTCGGAGCCGGGCTCGCGGGTCTCGCCGCGGCCCACCACCTGACCAGCGCCGGACTCGAGGTCCGGGTGCTGGAGGCCGCCCCGCACGTCGGCGGGCGAATGGCCACCGACCACGTCGACGGGTTCCGTCTGGACCACGTCGCACAGTTGCTCAACACCTCCTACCTGGAGCCGCACCGCGCGGCGGGCATGGACACCGGTGACCTGCGCCGCTTCCAGCCGGGGGTGCTGGTGCACAGCGCCGGCCGGCTGCACCGCACCGGTGAGGTGCGGGGCGGCGCCCGGTCCGCGCTGACCCGCGCCCGGGCCCTGGCGGGCGGCCCGCGCCCGCTGGACCAGGCGCGTCTCGGCGCCTCGCTCGCCCGGCTCGCCGGGACGCCGACCGAGCGGCTGCTCGCCCGCCGCGAGCGGTCCGCGCTGGAGGCCCTGGCGGCCCGCGGGCTGCCGCCGCGGACGGTCACCACGTTCCTGCGCCCGCTGCTGACCGCCCTGCTCTGCGACCCGGACCTCACCACATCGAGCCGGTGCGCCGACCTCACGCTGCGCTCCTTCGCCCGCGGGCGGCTGTGCGTCCCGGCCGGCGGGGCGGCCGAGCTGCCGGAACGGATGGCGGCCACGCTGCCGCCCGGGACGGTACGGACGGGCGTGCGGGTGAAGGACGCCTCCATCAGCCGCGTCCTCACGGCCGAGCACGGCGAGTTCGCCTGCCGCTCCCTGGTCGTGGCGACCGGTGCCCGGGCCGCCGCCGAACTGCTGCCCGGACTGCGCGTGCCGGAGTTCCACCCGGTGACGGTGCTGCACCACACGGCCCCGGTGACGCCGCTGGCCGCCCCGGCGCTCGTCCTGGACGCCGACCGGTCGGGGCCCGTGTCGCACACGGCGGTGATGAGCGAGGTCGACCCGTCGCGCGCGCCGGCCGGCCGGGTGCTGGTCACCTCCACGGTCCTGGGCACTCCCCCGGACGACCTGGACGCCCGGACCAGGCGGCACCTGGCGGGGCTGTACGGCACGGGGACCGGCGACTGGGAGCTGCTGGCCGTCCGCCACGACCCGGAGGCCGTCCCGGCCATGCCGGCCCCGCACGACCTGCGCCGGCCGGTGCGGCTGCTGGCGGGCCTGTACGTGTGCGGCGACCACCGCGACGTGAGCACCCCGCAGGGCGCCCTCCACTCGGGCCACCGCGCGGCCCAGGCGATCCTCCGGGACCTCGGCATGCCGCCGGCCAAGCTGTCCGGCCGGCTGGAGGCGGCGGCCGCCTGA
- a CDS encoding arsenate reductase family protein, with translation MEIWINPACSKCRGALRLLDEEGADYTVRRYLEDVPSAAEIRDVLHRLGLEPWDITRTGEAAAKELGVRGWDRDEASRERWIEALVAHPKLIQRPIITADDGTAVVGRSEEAVRDALSRS, from the coding sequence ATGGAGATCTGGATCAATCCCGCCTGTTCCAAGTGCCGTGGCGCCCTTCGGTTGCTCGACGAGGAGGGCGCCGACTACACGGTCCGCCGGTACCTGGAGGACGTGCCGTCCGCCGCCGAGATCCGTGACGTGCTGCACCGGCTCGGCCTGGAGCCGTGGGACATCACCCGCACCGGGGAGGCCGCCGCGAAGGAGCTGGGCGTGCGGGGTTGGGACCGTGACGAGGCGTCACGGGAGCGCTGGATCGAGGCCCTCGTCGCGCATCCGAAGCTCATCCAGCGGCCGATCATCACGGCCGACGACGGTACGGCGGTCGTGGGGCGCTCGGAGGAGGCAGTCCGGGACGCCCTGTCCCGGTCGTAG
- a CDS encoding Gfo/Idh/MocA family protein: protein MDKVRIGLLGTGPWATRTHAPALAAHPGVEFAGVWGRRPDAAAELAAAYGTRAHEDVDALFAASDAVACALPPDVQAPLAARAAAAGCHLLLDKPVATTVAAAREVALAAEKAQVASVVFCTLRFAGDTAPWIDEQVAAGGWFLARGHWLGALFSPGSTSAYAASPWRREKGALWDVGPHLLSVLLPVLGDVTGIAVATGPRDTRHLTLSHASGADSALTVTLSAPEAAAEAGLTLFGERGRVTMPRWGDAVASYTTAVDALLTAARTGEPHACDARFGLRMTEVLAEAEALATGRPS from the coding sequence ATGGACAAGGTACGCATCGGACTCCTCGGTACCGGCCCCTGGGCCACCCGCACCCACGCCCCCGCCCTGGCGGCGCACCCCGGAGTGGAGTTCGCCGGCGTGTGGGGGCGGCGCCCCGACGCGGCCGCCGAGCTGGCCGCCGCGTACGGCACGCGGGCCCACGAGGACGTCGACGCCCTGTTCGCCGCGAGCGACGCCGTGGCGTGCGCGCTGCCGCCCGACGTCCAGGCGCCGCTCGCCGCGCGGGCCGCGGCGGCCGGCTGCCACCTGCTGCTCGACAAGCCGGTCGCCACCACCGTCGCGGCCGCCCGCGAGGTCGCGCTGGCCGCCGAGAAGGCCCAGGTCGCCTCCGTGGTCTTCTGCACGCTGCGGTTCGCCGGGGACACCGCGCCGTGGATCGACGAACAGGTGGCGGCCGGCGGCTGGTTCCTCGCCCGGGGGCACTGGCTCGGCGCGCTCTTCTCGCCCGGCTCCACCAGCGCGTACGCCGCCTCCCCGTGGCGGCGGGAGAAGGGCGCGCTGTGGGACGTCGGCCCGCACCTGCTGTCGGTGCTGCTGCCGGTCCTCGGCGACGTGACGGGGATCGCGGTCGCCACGGGCCCGCGCGACACCCGCCACCTCACCCTGAGCCACGCCTCCGGGGCGGACAGCGCCCTCACCGTGACGCTGAGCGCCCCGGAGGCGGCGGCGGAGGCGGGCCTCACGCTCTTCGGCGAGCGCGGGCGCGTGACGATGCCCCGCTGGGGCGACGCGGTCGCGTCGTACACGACGGCCGTGGACGCGCTGCTCACCGCGGCCCGCACCGGGGAGCCGCACGCGTGCGACGCGCGGTTCGGGCTGCGGATGACGGAGGTCCTGGCGGAGGCCGAGGCCCTCGCGACGGGCCGGCCCTCCTAG
- the lipB gene encoding lipoyl(octanoyl) transferase LipB: protein MSELRFVHLGFGGDAVEYQEAWERQREVHAARFADEAPDTCLLLEHQPVYTAGRRTEESERPLDGTPVVDVDRGGKITWHGPGQLVGYPILKLPRPVDVVAHVRRLEEALIRTAAEFGVETTRVEGRSGVWVLGDPVEERPALGGLSLDLDPRLQDDEFDPRLNGPEYAPSNAGQRREDRKLAAIGIRVAKGVTMHGFALNVNPDNTWFDRIVPCGIRDAGVTSLSAELGRDLTIAEVLPVVERHLRDVLENAELRPRAVGDAADYAAGRAASVPAAEGAASV, encoded by the coding sequence GTGAGTGAGCTGCGATTCGTCCATCTGGGGTTCGGCGGGGACGCCGTGGAGTACCAGGAGGCGTGGGAGCGGCAGCGCGAGGTCCACGCCGCCCGCTTCGCGGACGAGGCGCCGGACACCTGCCTGCTGCTGGAACACCAGCCCGTGTACACGGCGGGGCGGCGCACGGAGGAGAGCGAGCGCCCCCTGGACGGCACCCCGGTCGTGGACGTGGACCGCGGCGGCAAGATCACCTGGCACGGCCCCGGCCAGCTGGTGGGGTACCCGATCCTGAAGCTGCCCCGCCCGGTGGACGTGGTCGCGCACGTGCGCCGCCTGGAGGAGGCGCTGATCCGCACGGCGGCGGAGTTCGGCGTGGAGACCACCCGCGTCGAGGGGCGCAGCGGGGTCTGGGTACTGGGCGACCCGGTCGAGGAGCGGCCCGCGCTCGGCGGGCTGTCGCTGGACCTCGACCCCCGGCTCCAGGACGACGAGTTCGACCCGCGGCTGAACGGGCCCGAGTACGCCCCCTCCAACGCCGGCCAGCGGCGCGAGGACCGCAAGCTCGCGGCCATCGGGATCCGCGTCGCGAAGGGCGTCACCATGCACGGCTTCGCACTGAACGTGAACCCGGACAACACCTGGTTCGACCGGATCGTGCCGTGCGGCATCCGCGACGCGGGGGTGACGTCCCTCTCCGCCGAGCTGGGCCGCGACCTCACCATCGCGGAGGTCCTGCCCGTCGTGGAGCGGCACCTGCGGGACGTGCTGGAGAACGCCGAGCTCCGGCCGCGCGCGGTCGGCGACGCGGCCGACTACGCGGCCGGAAGGGCCGCGTCGGTACCGGCGGCCGAGGGGGCGGCGAGCGTCTGA
- a CDS encoding RDD family protein: MDNRQAIGSWLSGPRAAAEEMGADFGYRGERLGLPEEGPGSVAPLGRRFGALFIDWSLCMLIAYGLITGGDWSASGNWALGVLFVLGVLTVGTVGATPGKRLLGLRVIAEDGRRLGFGRVVVRTALLCLAVPALVWDRDGRGLHDRLARAVQVRAH, translated from the coding sequence GTGGACAACAGGCAAGCAATCGGATCGTGGCTCTCGGGACCGCGTGCGGCGGCCGAGGAGATGGGCGCCGACTTCGGCTACCGGGGCGAGCGGCTCGGGCTGCCGGAGGAGGGGCCCGGCTCCGTCGCCCCACTCGGACGCCGGTTCGGGGCGCTCTTCATCGACTGGTCCCTGTGCATGCTCATCGCATACGGGCTGATCACCGGAGGTGACTGGAGCGCGTCGGGCAACTGGGCCCTCGGTGTGCTCTTCGTCCTCGGTGTCCTGACCGTCGGGACCGTCGGCGCCACCCCCGGCAAGCGGCTGCTGGGCCTGCGCGTCATCGCCGAGGACGGCCGGCGGCTCGGCTTCGGGCGCGTCGTCGTCCGTACGGCGCTGCTGTGCCTCGCCGTCCCCGCCCTGGTCTGGGACCGCGACGGCCGCGGCCTCCACGACCGGCTCGCCCGCGCCGTGCAGGTGCGCGCGCACTGA
- the lipA gene encoding lipoyl synthase, whose translation MSAVAPDGRKMLRLEVRNSQTPIERKPEWIKTRAKMGPEYNQLQKLVKSEGLHTVCQEAGCPNIFECWEDREATFLIGGDQCTRRCDFCQIDTGKPQALDRDEPRRVGESVVTMDLNYATITGVARDDLEDGGAWLYAETVRQIHAMTAGREGGHTKVELLIPDFNAVPEQLAEVFSSRPEVLAHNVETVPRIFKRIRPGFRYERSLEVITKAREAGLVTKSNLILGMGETREEVSEALRDLHEAGCELITITQYLRPSVRHHPVERWVKPQEFVELKEEADEIGYSGVMSGPLVRSSYRAGRLFQQAMEARGAAARPTAAQAAPAAPAV comes from the coding sequence GTGTCCGCAGTCGCACCCGACGGACGCAAGATGCTGCGCCTGGAGGTCCGGAACAGCCAGACCCCCATCGAGCGCAAGCCCGAGTGGATCAAGACCCGGGCGAAGATGGGCCCCGAGTACAACCAGCTGCAGAAGCTCGTCAAGAGCGAGGGCCTGCACACGGTCTGCCAGGAGGCGGGCTGCCCGAACATCTTCGAGTGCTGGGAGGACCGGGAGGCGACGTTCCTCATCGGTGGCGACCAGTGCACGCGGCGCTGCGACTTCTGCCAGATCGACACCGGCAAGCCGCAGGCCCTCGACCGGGACGAACCCCGCCGCGTCGGCGAGTCCGTCGTCACGATGGACCTGAACTACGCCACGATCACCGGCGTCGCCCGCGACGACCTGGAGGACGGCGGCGCCTGGCTGTACGCGGAGACGGTGCGGCAGATCCACGCCATGACGGCGGGGCGCGAGGGCGGCCACACCAAGGTCGAGCTGCTCATCCCCGACTTCAACGCCGTCCCCGAGCAGCTGGCCGAGGTCTTCTCGTCCCGCCCCGAGGTGCTGGCGCACAACGTCGAGACCGTGCCGCGGATCTTCAAGCGCATCCGCCCCGGCTTCCGCTACGAGCGGTCGCTGGAGGTCATCACCAAGGCCCGCGAGGCCGGCCTCGTCACGAAGTCGAACCTCATCCTCGGCATGGGCGAGACCCGCGAGGAGGTCAGCGAGGCCCTGCGCGACCTGCACGAGGCGGGCTGCGAGCTGATCACCATCACGCAGTACCTGCGGCCGTCGGTCCGCCACCACCCCGTGGAGCGCTGGGTCAAGCCGCAGGAGTTCGTGGAGCTGAAGGAGGAGGCCGACGAGATCGGCTACTCCGGGGTCATGTCGGGCCCGCTGGTCCGTTCGTCGTACCGCGCCGGCCGGCTGTTCCAGCAGGCCATGGAGGCCCGCGGCGCGGCGGCGCGGCCCACCGCCGCACAGGCGGCCCCGGCGGCCCCCGCGGTGTGA
- a CDS encoding RlpA-like double-psi beta-barrel domain-containing protein, producing the protein MSRKKTLSRNRKLALLVGTAVLAGGTAVVLTGTSQASVACDGLATALRNNEQFIAGQRARPDAQSQARIANRLAVIEEIRRKQAAGGCDAGGAQAGGAGAGAGGGVRPPAGQQPPAGQQPPAEGGDGGAGGEVVCAGSTVTLSGEAGAPAASSDRFPAGTRLKVTNLDNGRSTTVEVTSTSGSCVLLNAAAFEQVREPGKFLVRKARVERVG; encoded by the coding sequence GTGTCACGCAAGAAGACCCTCAGCCGCAACAGGAAGCTGGCCCTCCTCGTCGGTACGGCGGTGCTGGCGGGTGGTACGGCGGTCGTCTTGACCGGTACCAGCCAGGCGTCCGTGGCCTGTGACGGGCTGGCCACCGCCCTGCGGAACAACGAGCAGTTCATCGCCGGTCAGCGGGCCCGGCCGGACGCGCAGTCGCAGGCGCGGATCGCCAACCGGCTCGCGGTGATCGAGGAGATCCGGCGCAAGCAGGCGGCCGGCGGGTGCGACGCCGGCGGCGCCCAGGCGGGCGGTGCCGGGGCCGGTGCCGGCGGTGGCGTCCGGCCGCCCGCCGGACAGCAGCCGCCCGCCGGACAGCAGCCGCCCGCGGAGGGCGGCGACGGCGGCGCGGGCGGTGAGGTGGTGTGCGCCGGGTCGACCGTCACGCTCTCCGGCGAGGCCGGCGCCCCCGCCGCGTCCAGCGACCGCTTCCCCGCCGGTACGCGCCTGAAGGTCACCAACCTCGACAACGGCAGGTCCACCACCGTCGAGGTCACCTCCACCTCCGGGAGTTGCGTCCTCCTCAACGCCGCGGCCTTCGAGCAGGTGCGGGAACCCGGCAAGTTCCTCGTCCGCAAGGCCCGCGTCGAGCGCGTCGGCTAG
- the glnA gene encoding type I glutamate--ammonia ligase — MFQNADEAKKFIKDNDVKMVDVRFCDLPGVMQHFTIPATAFDPSEELAFDGSSIRGFQAIHESDMALRADLSTARLDPFRRDKTLNINFFIHDPITGEQYSRDPRNIAKKAEAYLASTGIADTAFFGPEAEFYVFDSVRFATSANEGFYHIDSEAGAWNTGAVEDNRGYKVRYKGGYFPAPPVDHFADLRAEISLELEKAGLQVERQHHEVGTAGQAEINYKFNTLLAAADDLMLFKYIVKNVAWRNGKTATFMPKPIFGDNGSGMHVHQSLWAGGEPLFYDEQGYAGLSDTARYYIGGILKHAPSLLAFTNPTVNSYHRLVPGFEAPVNLVYSQRNRSAAMRIPITGSNPKAKRVEFRAPDPSSNPYLAFSALLLAGLDGIKNKIEPAEPIDKDLYELAPEEHAGVAQVPTSLPAVLEALEADNEYLQAGGVFTSDLIETWIDYKRTNEIAPIQLRPHPHEFELYFDL; from the coding sequence ATGTTCCAGAACGCCGACGAGGCCAAGAAGTTCATCAAGGACAACGACGTCAAGATGGTCGACGTCCGGTTCTGTGACCTCCCGGGAGTGATGCAGCACTTCACGATCCCGGCGACGGCGTTCGACCCGTCCGAGGAGCTCGCCTTCGACGGTTCGTCGATCCGCGGCTTCCAGGCCATCCACGAGTCCGACATGGCGCTGCGCGCGGACCTGTCGACGGCGCGTCTCGACCCGTTCCGCCGGGACAAGACGCTGAACATCAACTTCTTCATCCACGACCCGATCACGGGCGAGCAGTACAGCCGCGACCCGCGCAACATCGCGAAGAAGGCCGAGGCGTACCTCGCCTCCACCGGCATCGCCGACACCGCGTTCTTCGGCCCCGAGGCCGAGTTCTACGTCTTCGACAGCGTCCGCTTCGCCACCTCGGCGAACGAGGGCTTCTACCACATCGACTCCGAGGCCGGCGCCTGGAACACCGGTGCGGTCGAGGACAACCGCGGCTACAAGGTCCGCTACAAGGGCGGCTACTTCCCGGCCCCGCCGGTCGACCACTTCGCCGACCTGCGCGCCGAGATCTCCCTGGAGTTGGAGAAGGCCGGCCTCCAGGTCGAGCGCCAGCACCACGAGGTCGGCACCGCCGGCCAGGCGGAGATCAACTACAAGTTCAACACGCTCCTCGCCGCCGCCGACGACCTGATGCTCTTCAAGTACATCGTGAAGAACGTCGCCTGGCGCAACGGCAAGACCGCGACCTTCATGCCGAAGCCGATCTTCGGTGACAACGGCTCGGGCATGCACGTCCACCAGTCCCTGTGGGCCGGTGGCGAGCCGCTCTTCTACGACGAGCAGGGCTACGCCGGCCTGTCGGACACCGCCCGCTACTACATCGGCGGCATCCTCAAGCACGCCCCGTCGCTGCTGGCCTTCACCAACCCGACGGTGAACTCGTACCACCGCCTGGTCCCCGGCTTCGAGGCCCCGGTCAACCTCGTGTACTCGCAGCGCAACCGCTCCGCCGCGATGCGCATCCCGATCACCGGCTCGAACCCGAAGGCCAAGCGCGTCGAGTTCCGCGCCCCGGACCCGTCCTCGAACCCGTACCTGGCGTTCTCGGCACTGCTCCTCGCCGGCCTCGACGGCATCAAGAACAAGATCGAGCCGGCCGAGCCGATCGACAAGGACCTCTACGAGCTCGCCCCCGAGGAGCACGCGGGCGTCGCCCAGGTCCCGACGTCCCTCCCCGCGGTCCTGGAGGCCCTGGAGGCGGACAACGAGTACCTGCAGGCGGGTGGCGTCTTCACGTCCGACCTGATCGAGACGTGGATCGACTACAAGCGCACGAACGAGATCGCCCCGATCCAGCTGCGCCCGCACCCGCACGAGTTCGAGCTCTACTTCGACCTCTAG